A genomic window from Halomonas sp. LR3S48 includes:
- a CDS encoding TatD family hydrolase: MFVDSHCHLDRLDPASHDGSLAVTLEAARARDVRQFLAIAVTLEDVPSLAGIARDHADVAISAGVHPMQLLESEPDIETIKETAERFGAVAIGECGLDYHYLDKTPERVPSREVQRERFRRQLVVATELELPVIVHTRDAREDTLALIREHSDPAIGGVLHCFTEDLEMAREAVRHGFYISLSGIVTFRNAESLREVARRVPLDRLLIETDSPYLAPVPHRGKPNEPAWVVEVAQCIAQERGISIDEVAMQTTANFYRLFRGAAPEVSDETREVLARAGLV; the protein is encoded by the coding sequence ATGTTTGTCGATTCGCACTGCCACCTCGACCGCCTCGATCCTGCCAGCCACGACGGCAGTCTCGCCGTCACCCTGGAGGCGGCTCGGGCCCGCGACGTACGCCAGTTCCTGGCCATTGCGGTCACGCTCGAGGACGTGCCGAGCCTGGCCGGGATCGCCCGAGATCACGCCGACGTGGCGATCTCGGCCGGCGTGCATCCGATGCAACTGCTGGAGAGCGAGCCCGATATCGAAACCATCAAGGAGACGGCGGAGCGCTTCGGTGCCGTGGCCATCGGCGAGTGCGGCCTGGACTATCATTATCTCGACAAGACGCCCGAGCGCGTGCCGTCGCGGGAGGTACAGCGAGAGCGCTTCCGTCGTCAGTTGGTCGTCGCCACCGAGCTCGAACTGCCGGTGATCGTGCATACCCGCGATGCCCGCGAGGACACCCTGGCGCTGATTCGCGAGCACAGCGACCCGGCCATCGGCGGGGTGCTGCACTGCTTCACCGAGGATCTGGAGATGGCGCGGGAAGCGGTTCGTCACGGTTTCTACATTTCGCTTTCCGGCATCGTCACTTTTCGTAATGCCGAAAGCCTGCGCGAGGTGGCGCGCCGCGTGCCGCTCGACCGGCTGCTGATCGAGACCGACAGCCCCTATCTGGCGCCGGTACCGCATCGCGGCAAGCCCAACGAGCCGGCCTGGGTGGTGGAAGTGGCCCAGTGCATCGCCCAGGAGCGCGGCATCAGCATCGACGAGGTCGCCATGCAGACCACGGCCAACTTCTATCGGTTGTTTCGCGGTGCCGCCCCGGAGGTGTCTGACGAGACCCGCGAGGTCCTGGCCCGGGCCGGCTTGGTGTAG
- the fabF gene encoding beta-ketoacyl-ACP synthase II, whose amino-acid sequence MMARRVVVTGLGLVTPVGNTVEGSWENILAGKSGIAPIEHFDATSFNTRFGGSVKNFDISPYLNPKDARKMDLFIQYGVAAGAQAIEDAGLECNEENAERIGVAIGSGIGGLPMIEQNHIALQKGGARRISPFFVPGSIINMISGNLAIQHGFRGPNIAITTACTTGTHNIGYSARTIAYGDADVMICGGAEMATTPLGLGGFSAARALSTRNDDPQAASRPWDRDRDGFVLSDGAGILVLEEYEHAKARGARIYAELTGFGMSDDAYHMTAPPEDGSGAALSMRNAIRDAKLDPTEVHYINAHGTSTPAGDLAESRAVKRVLGEAASGVAVSSTKSMIGHLLGAAGAVEAVFCVLAIRDQVAPPTINLDNPQEGCDLDYVPHTAREMKIDVAVSNSFGFGGTNGTLVFSRLR is encoded by the coding sequence CTGATGGCTCGTAGAGTTGTGGTGACCGGGCTGGGGCTGGTCACACCAGTGGGCAACACCGTCGAGGGGAGCTGGGAGAATATCCTGGCCGGCAAGAGCGGCATCGCCCCTATCGAGCATTTCGATGCCACCAGCTTCAACACTCGCTTCGGCGGTTCGGTCAAGAACTTCGACATCAGTCCGTACTTGAACCCGAAAGATGCGCGCAAGATGGACCTGTTCATTCAGTACGGCGTGGCAGCGGGAGCCCAGGCCATCGAGGATGCCGGTCTCGAATGCAACGAGGAAAACGCCGAGCGTATTGGAGTCGCCATCGGTTCCGGCATCGGCGGACTGCCGATGATCGAGCAGAACCATATCGCGCTCCAGAAAGGGGGGGCGCGTCGAATCTCGCCCTTCTTCGTGCCCGGCTCGATCATCAACATGATCTCCGGAAACTTGGCCATCCAGCATGGTTTCCGGGGACCTAACATCGCCATTACCACCGCCTGTACCACCGGTACCCACAACATCGGCTACAGTGCTCGCACCATTGCCTATGGCGATGCCGACGTGATGATCTGCGGCGGCGCCGAGATGGCCACTACGCCGCTGGGACTGGGTGGGTTCTCCGCTGCCCGGGCACTGTCGACCCGCAACGACGACCCCCAGGCCGCCAGCCGACCCTGGGATCGCGACCGCGACGGCTTCGTGCTATCGGATGGCGCGGGCATCCTGGTGCTCGAGGAATATGAACACGCCAAGGCGCGTGGGGCGAGAATCTACGCCGAACTGACCGGTTTCGGCATGAGCGACGATGCCTACCACATGACCGCACCGCCGGAAGACGGCAGCGGGGCGGCGCTCTCCATGCGCAACGCCATTCGCGATGCCAAGCTCGACCCCACCGAGGTGCACTACATCAATGCTCACGGTACCTCGACCCCCGCGGGTGACCTGGCCGAGAGCCGTGCGGTGAAGCGGGTGCTGGGCGAGGCGGCCAGCGGCGTGGCCGTGAGTTCCACCAAGTCGATGATCGGCCACCTGCTGGGCGCTGCCGGCGCCGTAGAGGCGGTGTTCTGCGTCCTGGCGATTCGCGATCAGGTGGCGCCGCCCACAATCAACCTGGACAATCCGCAGGAGGGCTGCGACCTGGATTACGTGCCGCATACCGCACGCGAGATGAAGATCGACGTGGCGGTGTCCAACTCATTCGGCTTCGGTGGCACCAACGGTACCCTGGTCTTCTCCCGGTTGCGCTGA
- a CDS encoding sulfurtransferase, translating into MSRVLITASELAESLQGQLPPRVLDCRARLGDRDAGLRLWEAGHVPGSLHLDLDRDLATEPGQCGRHPLPSSGDFAATLQRLGISPTVPVVVLDDMGGQLAAARAWWMLAVWAGHPDVRVLDGGLHAWQEEGGELVLGLEPLPEPSRWQPTFDGRACMSADDVFSGRELKLDARSEERFRGEAEPIDAVAGHIPGAVCRPSAANLTETGRFKAPETLDAELPHGEAIVAYCGSGVTACHNILAYAIAGRPKPRLYPGSWSEWIRDPSRPVARG; encoded by the coding sequence ATGAGTCGAGTACTGATCACGGCCAGCGAGCTGGCCGAGTCGCTGCAAGGGCAACTCCCCCCGAGAGTGCTCGATTGCCGTGCGCGACTGGGCGATCGCGATGCCGGGCTTCGCCTGTGGGAGGCCGGCCACGTGCCCGGTAGCCTGCATCTCGATCTCGATCGAGACCTGGCGACCGAACCCGGTCAGTGCGGCCGCCACCCGTTGCCGTCGTCCGGTGACTTTGCCGCCACGCTGCAGCGGCTCGGAATCTCGCCTACGGTCCCCGTGGTGGTACTGGACGACATGGGCGGCCAGCTGGCCGCAGCCCGGGCCTGGTGGATGCTGGCCGTCTGGGCGGGACATCCCGACGTCCGCGTACTCGACGGCGGGTTGCACGCCTGGCAGGAGGAGGGCGGTGAGCTGGTGCTGGGGCTGGAGCCGCTGCCCGAGCCGAGCCGCTGGCAGCCGACCTTCGATGGCAGGGCGTGCATGAGTGCGGACGACGTCTTCTCGGGGCGGGAACTCAAGCTCGATGCCCGCAGCGAGGAGCGCTTTCGCGGTGAAGCCGAGCCCATCGATGCGGTGGCTGGGCACATTCCCGGAGCGGTATGTCGCCCCAGTGCCGCCAACCTGACCGAAACGGGGCGTTTCAAGGCACCCGAGACGCTGGACGCCGAGCTCCCGCATGGTGAGGCCATCGTGGCCTACTGCGGCTCCGGCGTGACCGCCTGTCATAACATCCTGGCTTACGCCATTGCCGGTCGCCCCAAGCCTCGGCTCTATCCGGGGTCATGGAGCGAATGGATTCGCGACCCGTCGAGACCAGTGGCGCGTGGCTGA
- a CDS encoding DNA polymerase III subunit delta' has translation MSGRAGEGVAVSEPSLPTPLPWQEPLWRQFLALYRGARLPHALLLSGPHGVGKQRFADALVAHLLCTSPGEVACGQCHGCRMLASGYHPDLLRVSPEEGKRQIRIDPIREVNAFVAQTAQQGGHRVIVLSPAEAMNVAAANALLKSLEEPGERTQFVLLADVPSRMLATIRSRCQHWSLPLPQLEQSLEWLAKQLDGRDEAAFWYQVSGGLPLLAAELATPESRALRKQLHDTFDALVRGAEPVAEAARLDRQSLEAILWYGIAWLEDLIRLGLSGETAEVRNPDLLPLYRQAVKNARVQDWFRLLDFAREQRRLLSAGGNPNPQLVLEAWLVRWSTLLRS, from the coding sequence ATGTCTGGAAGAGCGGGTGAGGGAGTGGCTGTGAGCGAGCCCTCCCTGCCGACTCCGCTGCCGTGGCAGGAGCCGCTGTGGCGTCAGTTCCTGGCGCTGTACCGTGGCGCTCGGCTGCCTCATGCACTGTTGCTCTCGGGGCCGCATGGCGTCGGCAAGCAGCGCTTCGCCGATGCCCTGGTCGCCCATCTCCTGTGCACCTCGCCGGGCGAGGTAGCCTGCGGCCAGTGCCACGGCTGCCGCATGCTGGCGTCCGGCTATCATCCCGACCTGCTGCGTGTGTCTCCTGAAGAGGGCAAGCGGCAGATCCGTATCGACCCCATTCGCGAGGTCAACGCCTTCGTCGCCCAGACGGCCCAGCAGGGAGGCCATCGCGTGATCGTGCTGTCGCCGGCCGAGGCGATGAACGTGGCCGCCGCCAACGCGCTGCTCAAGAGTCTGGAAGAGCCGGGGGAGCGCACTCAGTTCGTGCTGCTGGCTGACGTGCCCTCGCGCATGCTGGCCACCATTCGCTCGCGTTGCCAGCACTGGAGCCTGCCATTGCCGCAGCTTGAGCAGAGCCTGGAGTGGCTGGCGAAGCAACTGGACGGTCGTGACGAAGCCGCGTTCTGGTACCAGGTCTCGGGTGGCCTGCCGCTGCTGGCGGCCGAATTGGCCACCCCCGAGTCGAGGGCGCTGCGCAAGCAGCTGCATGACACCTTCGATGCCCTGGTGCGTGGCGCCGAGCCGGTAGCGGAGGCGGCCCGCCTCGACCGCCAGTCCCTGGAGGCGATCCTGTGGTACGGTATTGCCTGGCTCGAGGATCTCATACGCCTGGGCTTGTCGGGGGAGACGGCCGAGGTACGCAACCCCGACCTGCTGCCGCTCTATCGCCAGGCGGTCAAGAATGCCCGGGTACAGGATTGGTTCCGGCTGCTGGACTTCGCGCGGGAGCAGCGCCGCCTGCTGTCCGCGGGCGGGAATCCCAACCCCCAGCTTGTCCTCGAGGCCTGGTTGGTTCGCTGGTCGACCCTGCTGCGTTCCTGA
- a CDS encoding Gfo/Idh/MocA family oxidoreductase yields the protein MNFALIGAAGYIAPRHMQAIKESGHTLVAAYDINDSVGIIDSISTECAFFTEFESFLEHAWRLRRERGKGVDYWVVCSPNHLHSAHITAGLYLGCEVICEKPLVSTPAQLDELCCVEQETGHHVYSIMQLRHHPAIHELRDKVLAERRDGQYEVELTYITVRGPWYLVSWKGDPRKSFGVMAEIGIHFFDMLHVVFGELKKQVLHYHDEHKAAGYLEYDKARVRWFLSIDAEDLPEHLGGQHSTYRSITCDGEEFEFSSGFTDLHTVSYREILAGRGFGIEAVRHCIDTVYELGLLTPEVPRADEAHSQLARLMPISSQAAAGRS from the coding sequence ATGAATTTTGCCCTCATCGGTGCTGCCGGGTACATCGCGCCTCGTCACATGCAGGCCATCAAGGAGTCGGGACACACCCTGGTGGCAGCCTACGATATCAACGATTCGGTAGGCATCATCGACTCCATTTCTACCGAATGTGCCTTCTTCACAGAGTTCGAGAGTTTCCTGGAGCATGCCTGGCGGCTCAGGCGTGAGCGAGGGAAGGGGGTCGACTACTGGGTAGTCTGCTCGCCCAACCATTTGCACAGCGCCCATATCACCGCCGGACTGTACCTGGGCTGCGAGGTGATCTGCGAGAAGCCGCTGGTATCAACCCCGGCTCAGCTCGATGAGCTGTGCTGCGTCGAGCAAGAGACCGGACATCACGTCTACAGCATCATGCAACTGCGCCACCATCCTGCCATCCATGAACTGCGCGACAAGGTGCTGGCCGAGCGGCGCGACGGGCAATACGAGGTCGAGTTGACCTACATTACGGTTCGCGGGCCTTGGTACCTGGTCAGTTGGAAGGGCGATCCGCGCAAGTCGTTCGGCGTGATGGCCGAGATCGGCATTCATTTCTTCGACATGCTGCATGTGGTCTTTGGCGAGCTGAAGAAGCAGGTGCTGCACTACCATGACGAGCACAAGGCCGCCGGCTACCTCGAGTACGACAAGGCGCGGGTGCGCTGGTTTCTCTCCATCGACGCCGAGGATCTGCCCGAGCACTTGGGCGGCCAGCACTCCACCTACCGCAGCATCACCTGCGACGGCGAGGAGTTCGAATTCTCCAGCGGCTTTACCGACCTGCATACCGTCAGTTATCGCGAGATCCTTGCCGGCCGTGGCTTCGGTATCGAGGCCGTTCGACACTGCATCGATACCGTGTATGAGTTGGGCTTGCTAACCCCCGAAGTGCCGCGCGCGGATGAAGCGCACTCTCAACTGGCTCGGTTGATGCCGATATCTTCCCAGGCTGCCGCCGGTCGCAGCTGA
- a CDS encoding PilZ domain-containing protein: MAPQKALSLTIQDEQTLLSAYMPLLERGGIFVPTRERYELGQEVYLLLTLPGESERVPVTGQVVWVSPDGVAGRRVPGIGIHFSPEDHTVRDRIETLLAGQLDKGAPTYTL; encoded by the coding sequence ATGGCACCGCAAAAGGCCTTGTCTCTGACGATACAGGACGAGCAGACTTTGCTCTCCGCCTACATGCCGCTGCTGGAGCGGGGCGGCATCTTCGTGCCCACTCGCGAGCGCTACGAGCTGGGCCAGGAAGTCTACCTGCTGCTGACCCTGCCCGGCGAGAGCGAGCGGGTGCCGGTGACCGGCCAGGTCGTCTGGGTCTCGCCCGATGGCGTGGCGGGGCGGCGGGTGCCGGGTATCGGCATCCATTTCAGTCCCGAGGACCATACCGTGCGGGATCGCATCGAAACCCTGCTGGCCGGCCAACTGGACAAGGGCGCCCCGACCTATACCCTGTGA
- the tmk gene encoding dTMP kinase produces the protein MQQRGRFITLEGGEGVGKSTNLAWVAQWLTAHGVEVVRTREPGGTPRAEAIRELLLSPQADEPLDADAELLLVFAARAQHLAQRIRPALARGAWVLCDRFTDATFAYQGGGRGIDPERITELERFVQQGLEPDLTLLLDMPVDAAQRRLQGRLAASGHSLDRFEQEHATFFEAVRRAYLARASAAPRRVAVIDADAPLETVQARLSACLEERVREWL, from the coding sequence ATGCAACAGCGTGGACGATTCATCACCCTGGAAGGCGGCGAGGGAGTCGGCAAGTCGACCAACCTGGCGTGGGTGGCTCAATGGTTGACGGCGCATGGCGTCGAGGTGGTGCGCACCCGAGAACCGGGAGGTACGCCGCGGGCCGAAGCCATCCGTGAACTGCTGCTCTCACCGCAAGCCGACGAGCCGCTCGACGCCGATGCCGAACTGCTATTGGTGTTCGCCGCTCGCGCTCAGCACCTGGCGCAGCGCATTCGTCCGGCGCTCGCCCGCGGCGCCTGGGTGCTCTGCGACCGCTTCACCGATGCCACCTTCGCCTACCAGGGCGGTGGACGTGGCATCGACCCGGAACGTATCACCGAGCTTGAGCGATTCGTGCAGCAGGGGCTCGAGCCCGACCTGACGCTGCTGCTCGATATGCCTGTTGACGCGGCCCAGCGACGCCTGCAGGGCCGACTGGCAGCCAGCGGTCATAGCCTCGATCGCTTCGAGCAGGAGCACGCGACCTTCTTCGAGGCCGTGCGGCGGGCCTACCTGGCGCGGGCCAGCGCGGCACCCCGGCGGGTGGCGGTCATCGATGCCGACGCCCCTTTGGAAACCGTGCAGGCACGTCTTTCGGCATGTCTGGAAGAGCGGGTGAGGGAGTGGCTGTGA
- a CDS encoding DUF1285 domain-containing protein, translating into MNLDPLLNHVDADGTIPPVDRWQPTQAGEMDLEIVADGRWFHAGSEMTRPRLVRLLSTLLRREHDGHYYLVTPVEKQRIRVVDRPFVVVDAEHDEAAGDWWLTTHAGDRLRLDDEHRLQLSTTPDGVQVPEVPVRFGLSARLGRNVFYRLVECAEQREGGGGVIELGLTSAGVWQPLGELPAEAS; encoded by the coding sequence ATGAACCTGGACCCACTGCTCAATCATGTCGATGCCGATGGCACCATCCCGCCTGTCGACCGCTGGCAGCCGACCCAGGCCGGCGAGATGGACCTGGAAATCGTCGCTGACGGCCGCTGGTTCCACGCAGGCAGCGAGATGACGCGTCCCCGCCTGGTAAGGCTGCTCTCGACGCTGCTGCGGCGTGAGCATGACGGACACTACTACCTGGTCACTCCGGTAGAGAAGCAGCGCATCCGCGTGGTGGACCGGCCCTTCGTCGTGGTCGACGCCGAGCACGACGAAGCTGCCGGCGACTGGTGGCTGACCACCCATGCCGGCGATCGCCTGCGGCTGGATGACGAGCATCGGCTGCAGCTGAGCACGACACCGGATGGCGTCCAGGTGCCCGAGGTGCCGGTGCGCTTCGGCCTCTCGGCCCGGTTGGGGCGCAACGTCTTCTACCGCCTGGTGGAGTGTGCCGAACAGCGCGAGGGGGGTGGCGGAGTGATCGAGCTCGGCCTGACCAGCGCTGGCGTATGGCAGCCGCTGGGCGAGTTGCCGGCCGAGGCTTCGTGA
- the mltG gene encoding endolytic transglycosylase MltG: MLRLVKVIVVLVIVAGVAAFAGYRYWESRLEAPIAVEEDTLYEVPRGAGYNRVVADLAARGVIKEEWAFRLLTRIEPEAIPQLRTGEYMLEPGMSGREMLELLGSDKVVTYPLTIPEGWSFRQMRARLDAAPKLESRTADLSDEEVMALLEREGRHPEGWFFPDTYRYHKGMSDLDILRQALARMEQVLDEVWEARSDDLPIETPYEALIMASLIERETGAPEERREIAGVFKRRLERGMRLQTDPTVIYGMGERYEGRITRADLQESTPYNTYTIDGMPPTPIAMPGRASLEAAVDPLPGETLYFVSRGDGTHHFSRTLREHNNAVNRYIRNR; encoded by the coding sequence ATGCTGCGTTTGGTGAAGGTTATTGTGGTGCTGGTCATCGTGGCAGGCGTAGCGGCATTCGCCGGCTATCGTTACTGGGAGAGCCGGCTCGAGGCTCCCATCGCGGTGGAGGAGGACACCCTCTACGAAGTGCCGCGGGGTGCGGGTTACAACCGTGTAGTCGCCGACCTGGCAGCACGCGGCGTGATCAAGGAAGAGTGGGCGTTTCGCCTGTTGACGCGGATCGAACCCGAAGCGATTCCGCAGCTGCGCACCGGCGAGTACATGCTCGAGCCGGGCATGAGCGGGCGCGAAATGCTCGAATTGCTCGGCAGCGACAAGGTCGTCACCTATCCGCTGACCATCCCCGAAGGCTGGAGCTTCCGCCAGATGCGCGCCCGTCTCGATGCCGCGCCCAAGCTCGAAAGCCGTACCGCGGACCTCAGCGACGAAGAGGTCATGGCGCTGCTGGAGCGCGAGGGACGCCATCCTGAGGGCTGGTTCTTCCCCGACACCTATCGCTACCACAAGGGCATGAGCGACCTTGATATCCTGCGCCAGGCGCTTGCGCGCATGGAGCAGGTGCTGGACGAGGTCTGGGAGGCGCGTAGCGACGACCTGCCCATCGAGACGCCCTACGAGGCGCTGATCATGGCCTCGCTGATCGAGCGTGAGACCGGCGCGCCCGAGGAGCGTCGCGAAATCGCCGGTGTCTTCAAGCGCCGCCTGGAGCGCGGTATGCGCCTGCAGACCGACCCTACCGTGATCTATGGGATGGGCGAGCGCTACGAAGGACGCATCACTCGCGCCGACCTGCAGGAATCGACCCCGTACAATACCTATACCATCGATGGCATGCCGCCGACGCCCATCGCCATGCCGGGGCGCGCCTCGCTCGAGGCCGCCGTCGATCCGCTGCCCGGTGAGACCCTCTACTTCGTCTCGCGGGGCGACGGTACGCACCATTTCTCACGTACGCTGCGCGAACACAACAATGCCGTGAACCGCTACATCCGCAACCGTTGA
- the pabC gene encoding aminodeoxychorismate lyase: protein MTRPMAPAQVPVDDRGLAYGDGLFETILVRDGEPLLWPQHMARLAKGCRTLGIPMPASAELDGLPVLAGAGLKVLKLILTRGSGGRGYLPPHSARPRLRWQVSDFSPQAKRWEAGVRVRHCHLRLGIQPLLAGLKHLNRLENVLARREWDDPDVAEGLLCDSQGSLIEATCMNVFWQRRGRLETPRLDGCGVAGTLRGVLMERLPITEVTTGPEVLVDAEAVWLGNSVQGLWPVIRLDDADGVLQRWQTMDDVHRSLQREAHELLGYPTDFDD, encoded by the coding sequence ATGACTCGGCCGATGGCGCCAGCGCAGGTTCCAGTCGACGACCGTGGCCTGGCCTACGGTGACGGGCTGTTCGAGACCATACTGGTTCGCGATGGCGAACCCCTGCTTTGGCCCCAGCACATGGCCCGGCTGGCCAAGGGCTGTCGGACACTGGGCATTCCCATGCCGGCCAGCGCCGAGCTCGACGGTCTACCTGTTCTGGCCGGGGCGGGGCTGAAGGTGCTCAAGCTGATCCTGACTCGTGGCAGCGGCGGTCGTGGCTACCTTCCTCCACATTCGGCCAGGCCGCGTTTGCGATGGCAGGTGTCCGACTTTTCGCCCCAGGCGAAGCGATGGGAGGCGGGCGTGCGGGTGCGACATTGCCACTTGCGGCTGGGCATCCAGCCCCTGCTTGCCGGGCTCAAGCATCTCAACCGGCTCGAGAACGTGCTGGCACGCCGCGAGTGGGATGATCCCGATGTGGCCGAAGGGTTGCTCTGCGACAGCCAGGGGAGCTTGATCGAAGCCACCTGCATGAACGTGTTCTGGCAGCGCCGGGGGCGCCTGGAAACACCGCGCCTCGATGGCTGCGGCGTGGCGGGTACGCTGCGGGGGGTTCTGATGGAACGCTTGCCGATCACGGAAGTCACTACGGGGCCGGAAGTGCTGGTCGACGCCGAGGCCGTGTGGTTAGGCAACTCGGTTCAGGGGCTCTGGCCCGTCATTCGCCTCGACGATGCCGATGGCGTATTGCAGCGGTGGCAGACGATGGATGATGTCCACCGTAGCCTGCAGCGGGAAGCCCATGAGCTGTTGGGGTACCCGACCGACTTCGACGATTGA
- a CDS encoding ATP-dependent helicase: MRLTEEQRAVVEHGAGHARVAAVAGAGKTTTLVARVLHLLERGVPTNRILVLMFNRSAREDFQRRLVEMAPTGQRLPDVRTFHSLGHRLTASLTRWGALAPRRLIAADWQVERLLRQATLEVLEDGDRRELALEADTLEALAHFCGLVKAEMLPAATLLERLDYDEGSEHFAEAFERLEALLAEHGLMTYSDLLYRPLRALEANTGLVRRVQGYLDQAIVDEYQDINQAQLRLLALLAGHDADVMAVGDANQCIYEWRGAHPDTMREHFTATFGAATDYPLSTTFRHGHSLALLANHAIAANRRRPDQLCLAAPGNPHTELVVEQGRTALLATLDRWQQSGRSLSEACLLVRSWALSVPVQLQLLQAGIPFRLTREDRFVFRLPLVQALAGYLRLARTPALLHDPTHLLRLFEQPTPFVSRERLVALVQRLAGTQRYPERDDPLLAGLKPMQRRNLKRRWALLCELPRLGGWAPARLLAHVVESLDAEKVLKRAAARREKGEEDVRLLDVLVEQAGETRDIDAFIELLERPVENHAEGLQITTVHGAKGLEWPLVIVSGVNEEDFPHYSRDNPLSPARLEEERRLFYVAVTRACEHLLLLHDSGDHRPSRFLAETAWEDCRQVAARLSDPSEGNASLMVAAPELVSRYLAGVGHAGVALTRRAPAVAEPGASYATQPYQPGQRLRHAVFGEGEVVVVEGDPADPVIEVNFKQAGRRRLLACRAPIELLTCEGAVKMPAQGERV; the protein is encoded by the coding sequence GTGAGGCTGACCGAGGAACAGCGTGCCGTCGTCGAGCACGGTGCCGGCCATGCCCGGGTAGCCGCCGTGGCAGGGGCCGGTAAGACCACCACTCTCGTTGCTCGCGTGCTGCATCTGCTCGAGCGGGGCGTACCGACGAACCGGATCCTGGTACTGATGTTCAACCGCTCGGCGCGCGAGGACTTCCAGCGTCGGCTCGTCGAGATGGCGCCCACCGGCCAGCGCCTGCCGGACGTGCGTACCTTCCACTCGCTGGGGCATCGCCTGACCGCCAGCCTGACCCGCTGGGGGGCGTTGGCCCCGCGCCGGCTGATTGCCGCCGACTGGCAGGTGGAGCGGCTGCTACGCCAGGCGACCCTCGAGGTGCTGGAAGACGGCGACCGGCGAGAGCTGGCACTGGAGGCCGACACCCTGGAGGCGCTGGCACACTTCTGTGGCCTGGTGAAGGCCGAGATGCTACCGGCGGCCACGCTCCTGGAGCGGCTCGATTACGACGAGGGCAGCGAGCACTTCGCCGAGGCCTTCGAGCGCCTCGAGGCGCTGCTCGCAGAGCATGGCCTCATGACCTATTCCGACCTGCTCTATCGGCCCCTGCGCGCGCTGGAGGCGAATACCGGCTTGGTACGACGGGTCCAGGGCTATCTCGACCAGGCGATCGTCGATGAGTACCAGGACATCAACCAGGCCCAGCTACGCCTGCTGGCCTTGCTCGCCGGGCACGACGCCGACGTGATGGCGGTAGGGGATGCCAACCAGTGCATCTACGAGTGGCGCGGCGCCCATCCCGACACCATGCGCGAACATTTCACCGCGACCTTCGGCGCGGCGACCGATTACCCGCTCTCCACCACCTTCCGCCACGGCCACTCGCTGGCATTGCTGGCCAACCATGCCATTGCCGCCAACCGGCGGCGGCCCGACCAGTTGTGCCTGGCCGCCCCCGGAAACCCACACACCGAGCTGGTTGTCGAGCAGGGGCGGACGGCACTGCTGGCGACACTTGATCGCTGGCAGCAGAGTGGCAGGTCGTTGAGCGAGGCCTGCCTGCTGGTACGCAGTTGGGCGCTGTCGGTACCCGTTCAACTGCAACTGCTGCAAGCCGGCATCCCGTTTCGCCTCACCCGCGAGGATCGCTTCGTCTTCCGTTTGCCGCTGGTGCAGGCTCTGGCCGGCTACCTGCGCCTGGCGCGCACCCCGGCCCTGCTGCACGATCCGACCCATCTCCTGCGCCTGTTCGAGCAGCCAACGCCGTTCGTCTCCCGTGAGCGTCTCGTCGCCCTGGTTCAGCGCCTGGCGGGAACGCAACGCTATCCCGAGCGGGACGATCCCCTGCTGGCCGGCCTCAAGCCCATGCAGCGTCGCAACCTCAAGCGGCGCTGGGCCCTGCTGTGCGAACTCCCTCGGCTAGGTGGCTGGGCACCGGCGCGGCTACTGGCGCACGTGGTCGAGTCTCTGGATGCCGAAAAGGTGCTCAAGCGAGCCGCCGCACGCCGCGAGAAAGGCGAAGAGGACGTGCGCCTGCTCGACGTGCTCGTCGAGCAGGCGGGGGAGACCCGTGATATTGACGCCTTCATCGAGCTGCTCGAACGCCCCGTCGAGAACCACGCCGAGGGACTTCAAATCACCACCGTGCATGGCGCCAAGGGACTGGAGTGGCCATTGGTGATCGTCTCAGGCGTCAACGAGGAGGACTTTCCCCACTACAGCCGCGACAACCCCTTGTCCCCCGCTCGCCTGGAAGAGGAGCGGCGGCTGTTCTATGTCGCCGTGACCCGCGCATGCGAGCACCTGTTGTTGCTGCACGACAGCGGCGATCATCGCCCCAGCCGCTTCCTTGCCGAGACGGCATGGGAGGATTGCCGCCAAGTCGCGGCTCGACTGTCGGACCCGAGTGAGGGCAATGCTTCCCTGATGGTGGCTGCGCCTGAGCTGGTCTCGCGCTATCTCGCCGGAGTAGGCCATGCTGGAGTAGCGCTGACGCGACGTGCGCCTGCGGTTGCCGAGCCGGGAGCGAGCTATGCAACGCAGCCCTATCAACCCGGGCAGCGGCTGCGTCATGCGGTATTCGGTGAGGGCGAGGTCGTGGTGGTCGAAGGTGACCCCGCGGATCCGGTCATCGAAGTTAACTTCAAGCAGGCCGGACGGCGTCGTCTACTGGCCTGTCGGGCCCCCATCGAGCTGCTCACTTGCGAGGGGGCGGTCAAAATGCCTGCCCAAGGAGAACGCGTATGA